In a single window of the Thunnus maccoyii chromosome 7, fThuMac1.1, whole genome shotgun sequence genome:
- the insl5a gene encoding insulin-like 5a, which produces MRALVVLPMLLFAAVCVDQVKSAEANAVKLCGREFLRAVVYTCGGSRWRRFLTESDMDGLPTGEQSSLESLSSSRSSSGSELTRRDMNNILTTVCCQVGCRKSDLTFLC; this is translated from the exons ATGCGTGCTCTGGTGGTGTTGCCTATGCTGTTGTTTGCAGCCGTGTGTGTGGATCAGGTGAAATCAGCAGAGGCGAATGCAGTGAAGCTGTGCGGCCGAGAGTTTCTGAGGGCCGTCGTCTACACCTGCGGAGGCTCCCGCTGGAGGAGATTCCTCACTGAGTCAGACATGGACG GTCTGCCCACAGGGGAGCAGAGCAGCTTGGAGagcctgagcagcagcagaagcagttcGGGCTCTGAGTTGACCAGACGGGACATGAATAACATACTGACCACCGTGTGCTGCCAGGTGGGCTGCAGGAAGAGCGACCTCACCTTCCTCTGCTGA